In Oryza brachyantha chromosome 1, ObraRS2, whole genome shotgun sequence, the following are encoded in one genomic region:
- the LOC102699629 gene encoding mannose-6-phosphate isomerase 1 encodes MEDPPPPPPLRLRCAVQHYEWGRRGAASLVARLSDAGGADPAQPYAELWVGTHPSAPSTLLLADDDDDVVLLRDWLLRNPAALGPAVAARWGGDLPFLFKVLSVAKALSIQAHPDKDLAEVLHALRPATYKDGNHKPEMAIAVTEFRALCGFAGIEELKDVLRTVPEVEDLVGPEDAAKLLSVKEYHGVNEVKSSLCSAFTKLMMANKEAVSEAIAKLICRLDAESKVRTLTEKENLVLSLEKQYPEDVGVLAAFFFNYIKLSPGEALYIGANEPHAYLSGECIECMATSDNVVRAGLTPKYRDVQTLCSMLTYKQVFPEILRGVPVEPHVRRYTPPFDEFEVDCCSLPSGELVVISPVPGPSVYLVMAGEGEIQVDSMPEGEKSKQGDVFFVPAHTEVKFSASGPECMLLYRAGVNSRFFS; translated from the exons ATGGAGgaccctcctccgcctccgccgctgcgccTGCGCTGCGCGGTGCAGCACTACGAGTGGGGCCGCCGCGGGGCCGCCTCCCTCGTCGCGCGCCTCTCCGACGCAGGCGGAGCCGACCCGGCGCAGCCATACGCCGAGCTGTGGGTGGGCACGCACCCCTCCGCGCCCTCcacgctcctcctcgccgacgacgacgacgacgtcgtcctcctccgggACTGGCTGTTGCGCAACCCCGCCGCGCTcggccccgccgtcgccgcccggtGGGGAGGCGACCTCCCGTTCCTATTCAAG GTGCTGTCGGTGGCCAAGGCGTTGTCGATCCAGGCGCACCCGGACAAGGACCTCGCCGAGGTGCTGCACGCGCTGCGCCCGGCCACCTACAAGGACGGCAACCACAAGCCCGAGATGGCCATCGCCGTCACCGAGTTCCGCGCGCTCTGCGGCTTTGCCGGTATCGAG GAACTTAAAGACGTTTTAAGAACTGTGCCTGAAGTTGAAGACCTGGTTGGGCCTGAAGATGCTGCCAAGCTTCTGTCTGTGAAAGAGTACCATGGTGTCAATGAAGTAAAATCTAGTCTTTGTTCAGCTTTTACTAAGCTAATGATGGCTAATAAAGAAGCAGTTTCTGAAGCAATAGCAAAATTGATCTGTCGCCTCGATGCTGAGAGCAAG GTTAGGACCTTGACTGAGAAAGAAAATCTAGTTTTGTCTCTGGAGAAACAATATCCAGAAGATGTTGGCGTTCTAGCAGCatttttcttcaattataTCAAGCTCAGTCCTGGTGAAGCACTTTACATTGGTGCCAACGAACCACATGCATATCTATCTGGGGAATGCATTGAATGTATGGCCACTTCAGATAATGTTGTTCGTGCTGGTTTGACACCTAAGTACAGAGATGTGCAAACTCTTTGCTCTATGCTAACATACAAACAG GTCTTTCCAGAAATCTTACGGGGGGTTCCTGTGGAGCCGCATGTAAGACGCTATACCCCTCCGTTTGATGAGTTTGAAGTTGACTGCTGCTCGCTACCATCAGGAGAATTGGTTGTGATATCCCCAGTGCCAGGTCCATCCGTCTACCTAGTGATGGCCGGTGAAGGCGAAATTCAGGTAGATTCCATGCCAGAAGGTGAAAAGTCTAAACAAGGTGATGTTTTCTTCGTTCCTGCACACACCGAGGTTAAGTTCTCTGCCTCCGGTCCTGAGTGCATGCTGCTGTACAGGGCTGGGGTCAATAGCAGATTCTTCAGTTAA